The following coding sequences lie in one Apium graveolens cultivar Ventura chromosome 3, ASM990537v1, whole genome shotgun sequence genomic window:
- the LOC141712810 gene encoding uncharacterized protein LOC141712810, with protein sequence MSSSAYAAAFNSLGLAYKTTKGAPGTGSGSADVEGGAESSAPRSVSDPGNAPLAKDPDVQEISDEGPPSKKRKSAPGKPPRGKTVVSERVLCDSEGKGPDGAPVRIGTKSLADLAGFMSSIPSEEDWEEVEGYNMAAALKRVTGQWGQIGSAISICSDVAFTELKEANNRTKAEKMLSDSLRGELEEAREGFRVVETGLNEKLKDSETRADGLAQEVERLKAELAAKENLNKDAIIAEFKASDIYDFEVAQAGVPEVRRSWVVAERHIKTDPFASWDSFIQEFLAAKAAVEQGQGEPEPYDGPSPSFL encoded by the exons ATGTCTTCTTCAGCTTATGCAGCGGCCTTCAACTCTTTGGGCTTGGCCTACAAGACAACAAAAGGGGCCCCAGGTACCGGATCCGGATCTGCGGATGTAGAGGGCGGTGCCGAATCTTCTGCTCCCCGGAGCGTTTCTGATCCGGGTAACGCTCCTTTGGCCAAGGACCCGGACGTCCAGGAAATATCTGATGAGGGGCCTCCTTCGAAGAAGAGGAAATCCGCCCCGGGAAAGCCTCCCCGCGGAAAAACTGTTGTTTCCGAACGGGTCTTATGCGACTCGGAGGGTAAGGGCCCGGATGGGGCTCCTGTCCGGATAGGGACTAAGAGCCTTGCTGATTTGGCCGGATTCATGTCCAGTATCCCATCCGAAGAAGACTGGGAGGAAGTTGAGGGCTACAACATGGCTGCCGCCTTGAAACGGGTAACAGGCCAATGGGGGCAG ATTGGGAGTGCAATTTCCATTTGCTCCGACGTTGCCTTCACTGAGCTCAAGGAGGCTAATAACCGGACTAAGGCTGAGAAGATGCTCTCTGATTCCCTTAGGGGTGAGCTGGAGGAGGCCCGGGAGGGGTTCCGGGTGGTTGAGACCGGGCTGAACGAGAAGTTGAAAGACTCTGAGACCCGGGCTGACGGGCTGGCCCAAGAAGTTGAGAGGCTAAAGGCGGAGCTTGCTGCAAAGGAGAATTTGAACAAGGATGCCATAATTGCTGAGTTCAAGGCCAGCGATATCTATGACTTCGAGGTTGCTCAAGCCGGGGTTCCCGAGGTACGCAGATCCTGGGTTGTGGCAGAGCGCCATATCAAGACTGACCCTTTTGCTTCGTGGGATAGCTTCATTCAAGAGTTCCTTGCTGCGAAAGCTGCTGTCGAGCAGGGTCAAGGGGAACCGGAACCATATGATGGTCCGAGCCCCAGTTTCCTCTAG
- the LOC141714618 gene encoding uncharacterized protein LOC141714618, with product MSANTLENYAIKEKSKWSDPEKAAMFKDAKVRNILHNSLNNVMSNRVISCKTTKEIWDALETQCQGMMAIKKNRRAVLVQEYEQFDAKADKSITDIYDRFLTLLNDLSLVGKEYEIEDSNTKFLRALLED from the coding sequence ATGTCTGCAAATACTCTTGAAAACTATGCCAtaaaggaaaaatcaaagtggtcAGATCCTGAAAAAGCTGCGATGTTTAAAGATGCTAAAGTCAGGAATATTCTGCATAATAGTTTGAACAATGTGATGTCAAACAGAGTTATTtcctgcaagactacaaaggagatatgggatgccttggagacacaGTGCCAAGGTATGATGGCAATAAAGAAAAACAGAAGAGCTGTTCttgtgcaagaatatgagcaatttgatgcCAAGGCTGATAAGTCTATTACTGACATATATGATAGATTTTTGACACTGctgaatgatctatcattggttggaaaagaatatGAAATAGAAGACTCAAataccaagtttctgagagctcttCTAGAAGATTAG
- the LOC141712811 gene encoding MLO-like protein 10, whose product MTEYTSYKLKEIKLDQTPTWAVAGFCAAFIIISILLEKLLHRLGAWFTKKHKKALFEALDKVKAELMILGFISLILTFTQYYIADICVSEDVGNSMMPCKKKNEKYKSNCGKGKRPLISKDGLHDLHILIFFLAVFHVVYSALTMYLGQLKIRGWKVWEQETASNDYEFANDASRFRLVHETSFVRAHTSFWTRIPFMFTIGCFFRQFFQSVTKSDYLTLRNGFINVHFAPGSNFDFQKYIKRSLEDDFKEVVGVSPVLWVSFVLFLLINVEGSKALFWVSFIPLVIILAVGTKLQAILAQMAAEITERHAVVQGIPLVQGSDKYFWFGRPKLVFYLIHFSLFQNAFQVTYFLWVTYEFKMDSCFHDTWPFLVVKLLIGVLVLVLCSYITLPLYALITQMGSHMKRSIFDEQTSRAIMNWQKAAKKHAERAGGSTTQEGRRGGSTMYGGRTEGYVVRSLDDANPISQVALTSMSNMAHSSTATLHRFKTTGHSSYDEYKMSDMEVDPGAESATARLIVRVDNGDNEVATTELQPREQVQDIVDFTFGTPASPHES is encoded by the exons ATGACAGAATATACAAGTTATAAATTAAAGGAGATTAAGCTTGATCAAACTCCAACATGGGCAGTTGCTGGTTTTTGTGCTGCTTTCATCATTATTTCCATTCTTTTGGAGAAACTTCTTCACAGACTTGGAGCT TGGTTCACAAAGAAGCACAAGAAAGCACTTTTTGAGGCTTTGGACAAAGTTAAAGCTG AATTGATGATTCTCGGTTTCATTTCACTCATCCTGACATTTACTCAATATTATATTGCTGACATTTGTGTTTCGGAAGATGTTGGAAACTCCATGATGCCATGTAAAAAAAAGAACGAGAAATATAAATCTAACTGTGGAAAG GGGAAGAGGCCGCTTATAAGTAAAGACGGACTACATGATCTACATATCCTCATATTCTTTCTTGCTGTCTTTCACGTTGTTTACAGTGCCCTTACTATGTATCTCGGGCAACTAAAG ATTCGAGGTTGGAAGGTCTGGGAGCAGGAAACTGCATCTAATGACTACGAATTTGCTAATG ACGCTTCAAGATTCAGGCTTGTTCATGAGACATCTTTTGTTAGAGCCCACACAAGTTTCTGGACTAGAATCCCCTTCATGTTTACTATT GGATGCTTTTTCCGACAATTTTTCCAGTCTGTTACAAAGTCTGATTATTTAACCTTGCGAAATGGATTCATCAAT GTTCATTTTGCACCTGGAAGTAACTTCGACTTCCAAAAGTATATCAAAAGGTCCTTAGAGGACGACTTTAAGGAAGTAGTTGGAGTCAG TCCTGTTTTATGGGTATCATTCGTGCTTTTTCTGCTCATCAATGTAGAGG GATCTAAGGCACTATTTTGGGTATCATTTATTCCACTTGTG ATCATATTAGCTGTTGGAACAAAGCTACAAGCCATTTTGGCACAAATGGCTGCTGAAATTACTGAAAGACATGCAGTGGTCCAAGGAATTCCTCTTGTGCAAGGCTCAGACAAGTATTTCTGGTTCGGTCGGCCTAAATTGGTCTTTTATCTGATCCACTTCTCTCTGTTTCAG AATGCATTCCAAGTAACATATTTCTTGTGGGTGACG TATGAGTTTAAAATGGATTCTTGCTTCCACGATACATGGCCTTTTTTAGTTGTCAAACTTTTAATTGG GGTATTGGTGCTGGTCTTATGCAGCTATATCACACTCCCACTCTATGCCCTTATAACTCAG ATGGGTTCACATATGAAAAGGTCTATATTCGATGAGCAAACCTCCAGAGCTATAATGAATTGGCAAAAAGCTGCTAAGAAACATGCAGAAAGAGCAGGAGGATCTACTACGCAAGAGGGGAGAAGAGGAGGATCTACCATGTATGGGGGAAGAACAGAAGGATATGTTGTTCGATCTCTGGACGATGCTAACCCCATCAGTCAAGTGGCATTAACTTCAATGTCCAATATGGCGCACTCCTCAACGGCTACACTTCATCGCTTCAAGACTACGGGACATTCTTCATATGACGAGTATAAGATGTCGGATATGGAAGTTGATCCTGGTGCTGAATCCGCTACAGCCAGGTTAATTGTTAGAGTTGATAACGGTGATAATGAAGTTGCCACAACAGAACTTCAGCCCAGGGAACAAGTGCAGGATATTGTTGATTTCACATTTGGGACGCCTGCATCCCCACATGAAAGTTGA